From Porphyromonadaceae bacterium W3.11, one genomic window encodes:
- the lepA gene encoding translation elongation factor 4: MKHIRNFCIIAHIDHGKSTLADRLLEFTHTVNQKDSQDQLLDDMDLERERGITIKSHAVQMDYIYKGEKYVLNLIDTPGHVDFSYEVSRSIAACEGALLIVDAAQGIQAQTISNLYMALEQDLTIIPVLNKIDLPSARPEEVGEEIVNLLGCDESEILRASGKTGEGVEDILAAIIERVAPPVGDPEAPLQCLIFDSVFNPYRGIIAYYKVVNGVIHSGDKVKFVATGKEYEADEVGTLRIAMIPKKEVRTGDVGYIISGIKTSTEVKVGDTITHVQGGATTGIEGFEEVKPMVFAGVYPIETSEFENLRTAIEKLQLNDASLTFTPESSVALGFGFRCGFLGLLHMEIVQERLDREFDMNVITTVPNVSYFVYTKKGEKIEVHNPSGLPDPATIDYIEEPMIRASIITTTDYIGPIMTLCLGKRGNLVRQDYLFGNRIELVYDLPLGEIVIDFYDRLKSVSRGYASFDYYINNYQRSSLVKVDILLNGESVDALSVLTHIDNAQSLGRRMCEKLKELIPRQQFDIAVQAAIGAKIIARETIKAVRKDVTAKCYGGDISRKRKLLEKQKEGKKRMKQVGNVEVPQKAFLAVLKLD; this comes from the coding sequence ATGAAGCATATTCGAAATTTTTGCATCATTGCACATATTGACCACGGTAAGAGTACTCTAGCCGATCGACTATTGGAATTTACCCACACTGTAAATCAAAAAGATTCGCAGGATCAGCTCCTAGATGACATGGATTTGGAGCGAGAGCGAGGCATTACGATCAAGAGTCATGCTGTGCAGATGGATTATATATATAAGGGGGAGAAATATGTACTGAATCTTATTGACACCCCAGGACACGTGGACTTCTCGTATGAGGTCTCTCGGTCTATCGCTGCGTGTGAGGGGGCTTTGCTGATTGTGGATGCTGCCCAGGGAATTCAAGCTCAGACCATCTCCAATCTTTATATGGCTTTGGAGCAAGATCTAACCATCATCCCTGTGCTCAATAAGATCGACTTGCCTAGTGCTAGACCCGAAGAAGTGGGAGAGGAGATTGTTAACCTCTTGGGGTGTGATGAGAGCGAAATCCTGAGAGCCAGTGGAAAGACTGGTGAAGGGGTGGAGGATATCCTTGCCGCAATTATAGAGCGAGTAGCCCCACCTGTGGGAGATCCTGAAGCACCGCTACAGTGTCTGATTTTTGACTCCGTCTTTAATCCATATAGAGGGATTATTGCTTATTACAAGGTGGTTAATGGGGTTATTCATAGTGGAGACAAGGTTAAATTTGTTGCTACCGGAAAAGAGTATGAGGCTGACGAGGTCGGGACTCTTCGGATAGCTATGATCCCTAAGAAGGAGGTCCGAACTGGTGATGTAGGCTATATCATCTCTGGAATAAAGACCTCAACAGAGGTAAAGGTCGGAGATACCATTACTCATGTACAAGGAGGTGCAACAACAGGCATTGAGGGCTTCGAGGAGGTTAAGCCGATGGTGTTTGCTGGAGTCTATCCGATCGAAACCTCTGAGTTTGAGAATCTGCGTACCGCTATAGAAAAGCTTCAGCTCAATGATGCTTCGCTGACGTTCACTCCGGAGAGCTCTGTCGCCCTTGGCTTTGGTTTTCGTTGTGGTTTCCTTGGGTTATTACACATGGAGATAGTTCAGGAGCGTCTGGATAGGGAGTTTGATATGAATGTGATCACGACAGTTCCCAACGTCTCTTACTTTGTTTATACTAAAAAAGGTGAGAAGATAGAGGTGCATAACCCCTCGGGGTTACCAGACCCTGCTACCATAGACTATATAGAAGAGCCGATGATCAGGGCCTCTATTATAACGACTACGGACTACATTGGTCCTATCATGACCTTATGTCTGGGCAAGCGTGGTAACCTCGTAAGGCAAGACTATCTATTTGGTAATCGTATAGAGCTTGTTTATGATTTGCCCTTAGGAGAGATTGTGATTGATTTCTATGACCGACTAAAGAGCGTGAGTAGGGGGTATGCTTCCTTTGACTATTATATCAATAATTATCAACGCTCTTCGCTCGTCAAGGTGGATATCTTGTTAAATGGCGAGAGTGTAGATGCCTTGTCAGTACTTACTCATATCGATAATGCTCAGAGTTTGGGCCGTCGTATGTGTGAGAAGCTCAAGGAGTTAATTCCAAGACAGCAGTTTGATATTGCTGTTCAGGCTGCTATCGGTGCGAAGATTATCGCACGAGAGACTATCAAAGCTGTTCGAAAGGATGTTACGGCGAAGTGCTACGGAGGGGATATCTCTCGAAAGCGTAAGTTGCTAGAGAAGCAGAAAGAAGGTAAGAAAAGGATGAAACAGGTGGGTAACGTAGAAGTGCCACAGAAAGCCTTCTTAGCTGTCCTGAAGTTAGACTAA
- the dnaB gene encoding replicative DNA helicase, with protein MPSPEKFTTDYAYSEAQVSSQTSKSVPKSVSKALASTVPPHNIEVEQMVLGALILERDAFPSVSEILRPECFYDTRNRYVYEAIQQLALDEKPIDAQTVVEQLKLDGKLQVTDGLAYVATLSALVNSTAHLEFHARLLFDKMLQRDLISFGNSVINNAFDESNPVTDTMADAESRLFEITQGADKDDVQHVSELLKGALKDIEQAAEREEGISGIYTGFREIDEMTSGWHPSDLVILAARPGMGKTAFVLSMARAMAVDYGIPVAIFSLEMSKGQLINRLIVNHTEVPNDTIKRGKLTSDQMQQIVDALPTLERAPIYIDDNAGLSVFDLRSKARRLVRENGVKLIVIDYLQLMTASGLKANANREQEVSTISRSLKQLAKELNITVIALSQLNRSVESRPKEGKRPQLSDLRESGAIEQDADMVCFIHRPEYYGIIEDEDNRDVRGLAEFIIAKHRNGQIGSKYLRFQDYIIKFSSALDHEVYNDNVQTFSSRINESPSMGAGNRTGDPILDSMDDGGLTV; from the coding sequence ATGCCAAGTCCAGAAAAATTTACTACAGACTATGCTTATAGTGAAGCACAGGTCAGTAGCCAAACGAGTAAGAGCGTCCCTAAGTCTGTCTCTAAGGCGTTGGCATCCACTGTCCCGCCTCATAATATCGAGGTGGAGCAGATGGTATTGGGTGCTCTTATCTTGGAGCGGGATGCGTTTCCATCCGTTTCGGAAATCCTAAGGCCTGAGTGTTTTTATGATACTCGAAATAGGTATGTATATGAGGCTATTCAGCAATTGGCTTTGGATGAAAAGCCGATTGATGCCCAGACGGTCGTAGAGCAATTAAAATTAGATGGAAAGCTCCAAGTGACAGATGGGCTAGCATACGTTGCAACCTTATCAGCTCTCGTTAACTCTACTGCTCACTTAGAGTTCCACGCACGACTTCTTTTTGATAAGATGTTGCAGCGTGATTTGATTTCGTTTGGTAATAGTGTTATTAATAATGCTTTTGACGAATCGAACCCAGTCACAGACACCATGGCAGATGCTGAGAGTCGGCTCTTTGAGATCACTCAGGGGGCAGACAAAGATGATGTGCAGCATGTGAGTGAGTTATTGAAGGGAGCACTGAAAGATATTGAGCAGGCCGCCGAGCGAGAGGAGGGTATCAGTGGTATATATACTGGTTTTCGTGAGATCGATGAGATGACCTCTGGTTGGCACCCCAGTGACTTGGTGATTCTGGCAGCACGTCCAGGTATGGGTAAGACCGCTTTTGTCCTCTCTATGGCGAGGGCTATGGCTGTGGATTATGGTATTCCTGTGGCTATATTCAGTCTGGAGATGAGTAAGGGGCAGTTGATTAATCGTCTGATTGTAAACCATACAGAAGTTCCTAATGATACGATTAAGCGAGGTAAACTTACATCCGATCAGATGCAGCAAATTGTAGATGCTCTTCCTACTCTAGAGAGAGCCCCAATTTATATAGATGATAATGCTGGCTTGTCTGTCTTCGACCTTCGAAGTAAGGCACGTCGTCTCGTTAGGGAAAATGGAGTTAAGCTCATCGTGATTGACTACCTGCAATTGATGACAGCAAGTGGACTTAAGGCTAATGCCAATCGTGAGCAGGAGGTTAGTACTATCAGTCGTTCACTAAAGCAATTAGCCAAGGAGTTGAATATAACGGTAATAGCTTTATCTCAGTTGAATCGTAGCGTGGAGTCTCGTCCCAAGGAGGGTAAGCGACCACAGCTATCAGACTTGCGTGAGTCTGGAGCAATTGAGCAAGATGCCGATATGGTCTGTTTTATTCACCGTCCAGAGTACTATGGTATTATTGAGGACGAAGATAATAGAGATGTGAGGGGATTGGCAGAATTTATTATTGCAAAGCACCGTAATGGTCAGATAGGGTCGAAGTACTTACGATTCCAAGATTATATTATCAAGTTCTCCTCTGCATTGGATCATGAGGTTTATAATGATAATGTACAGACCTTTAGCTCTCGCATCAATGAGTCCCCATCTATGGGAGCCGGAAATAGGACTGGTGACCCTATATTAGATAGTATGGATGATGGCGGACTAACGGTTTGA
- a CDS encoding Sir2 family NAD-dependent protein deacetylase produces the protein MKKKLKLVALTGAGMSAESGIATFRDSGGLWEQYDVEDVASAEGFRRNPELVINFANDRREQCVQAMPNEGHMLLADLEDDFDVTVVTQNIDDLHERAGSSHVIHLHGELMKCCSVANLSNPLPLPEGRLRMTVEDQDERGNMLRPFIVYFGEPVPRMTDAMREVEQADIFLIVGTSLNVYPAAGLVQFVRKGVPIYLIDPKEVPGSSSFHHLRMGGSEGMKVLKEILDEKYSQ, from the coding sequence ATGAAGAAGAAACTAAAATTAGTGGCTCTTACTGGTGCTGGCATGAGTGCTGAAAGTGGTATCGCTACTTTTAGGGATTCAGGTGGACTGTGGGAGCAGTATGATGTCGAAGATGTGGCAAGTGCTGAGGGCTTTAGACGTAATCCCGAATTGGTCATTAACTTTGCTAATGATCGTCGTGAACAGTGCGTCCAAGCGATGCCCAATGAGGGTCATATGTTACTTGCCGATCTTGAGGATGACTTCGATGTTACAGTGGTAACTCAAAACATAGACGATCTCCATGAGCGAGCTGGCAGTAGCCATGTGATTCATCTGCATGGTGAGCTAATGAAGTGCTGTAGTGTAGCTAACTTGTCTAACCCTTTGCCACTGCCTGAGGGACGTCTAAGGATGACTGTAGAGGATCAGGATGAGAGGGGGAATATGCTTCGTCCATTCATTGTTTACTTTGGCGAGCCTGTGCCACGAATGACCGATGCGATGAGAGAGGTAGAGCAAGCGGATATCTTTCTGATCGTAGGCACGAGCTTGAATGTCTATCCTGCTGCTGGGTTGGTTCAGTTTGTTCGCAAGGGTGTACCTATCTATCTTATAGATCCTAAAGAGGTACCAGGCTCAAGCTCATTTCATCACTTAAGGATGGGAGGTAGTGAAGGGATGAAAGTGCTTAAGGAAATACTGGATGAAAAATATAGCCAATGA
- the dgt gene encoding dNTP triphosphohydrolase yields the protein MEWRRLVSDRRFGLENYEQKQSNRTDFQRDYDRLIFSAPFRRLQNKTQVFPLPGRIFVHNRLTHSLEVSCIGRSLGTQIGRSICEREPDIGVDHSDFGAIVSAACLAHDMGNPPFGHAGERAISAFFLEGKGQKWLDQVREEGDRWQDFAHFEGNANAIRLLTHAFKGRRDGGFVLTYSTLASVVKYPYTSEDSEEDGKFGFFATEEESYSRIANHLGILRLSEDGGLPRFARHPLVYLVEAADDICYQIMDLEDAYKLKLISKKECMELMTAFLHPDRMPGVEAVLQKVTDDNEQIAYLRSTAIGALVEASITTFLKYEEDIMCGTFRGSLIKSMPEREREAYKRAREVAFSKIYFAKEVLDIEFAGFRIFEYLLDTLIEAQTKPDNAYSRLWFNRIPPQYDMSRKSMYGKIQSALDYISGMTDVYALDLYRKFTGMSLPAI from the coding sequence ATGGAGTGGCGACGACTCGTGAGTGATCGTCGATTTGGTTTAGAGAATTATGAGCAGAAGCAATCCAATAGGACTGACTTCCAGAGGGATTATGACAGACTAATATTTTCTGCTCCATTTCGCAGGTTGCAGAATAAGACTCAGGTCTTTCCTCTTCCTGGTCGTATATTCGTTCATAATAGGCTCACTCATAGTTTGGAGGTGAGCTGCATTGGACGCTCACTAGGGACTCAGATTGGTCGCTCTATTTGTGAACGAGAGCCTGACATCGGAGTGGATCATTCTGATTTTGGGGCGATCGTCTCAGCTGCTTGTTTGGCACATGATATGGGCAACCCGCCTTTTGGTCATGCTGGCGAGCGTGCTATAAGTGCATTTTTCCTTGAAGGGAAAGGACAGAAGTGGCTTGATCAAGTAAGAGAAGAAGGGGACCGGTGGCAAGACTTTGCTCATTTCGAAGGAAATGCAAATGCTATTAGGCTCTTGACTCATGCCTTTAAAGGGCGTCGGGATGGAGGCTTTGTGTTGACTTATAGCACATTGGCTTCTGTTGTGAAGTATCCATATACCTCGGAGGATTCTGAAGAGGATGGAAAGTTTGGCTTCTTTGCTACCGAGGAGGAGAGCTACAGTCGGATAGCGAACCATCTGGGGATATTGAGACTGTCGGAGGATGGGGGACTGCCCCGCTTCGCACGCCATCCACTGGTCTATTTGGTAGAAGCAGCGGATGATATCTGCTATCAAATCATGGATCTGGAGGATGCCTATAAGCTCAAACTGATCAGCAAAAAGGAGTGTATGGAGCTTATGACCGCATTCTTACATCCAGATCGTATGCCGGGAGTAGAGGCGGTGCTTCAGAAAGTAACTGATGATAATGAGCAGATAGCATACCTTAGGAGTACTGCTATAGGAGCATTGGTGGAAGCTTCTATTACTACATTTCTGAAGTATGAAGAGGATATTATGTGTGGGACGTTCAGAGGGAGTTTGATCAAGTCTATGCCGGAGCGTGAGCGAGAAGCATATAAGAGAGCCAGAGAGGTTGCCTTTAGTAAGATTTATTTCGCCAAAGAAGTTTTGGATATTGAGTTTGCGGGTTTTCGTATCTTTGAGTACCTTCTGGATACGTTGATTGAGGCACAGACCAAGCCTGACAACGCTTATTCTAGACTTTGGTTCAATCGTATCCCTCCACAATATGATATGAGTCGTAAGAGTATGTATGGTAAGATTCAGTCCGCACTTGATTACATCAGTGGGATGACGGATGTCTATGCTTTGGATCTCTATCGCAAATTTACAGGGATGAGTTTACCAGCCATTTAA
- a CDS encoding DNA translocase FtsK → MSKKTRERVVPRANVRRTSASKDGGMREQWRNAFTRMKEERAYTTITGGLLTLLALFLLVALFSYLKYGAADQSVLMNSSGLSPEEFSKKIDGKTGVIGYQLMNQMVNEWVGLGVVFIIYLIGAIGVGLLKIPYLRVKYFKTIFFSVIATFWSSLTLASLFKPFVGRFFFYPGGVLGHQMFRQLKIMIGWPGVILVIILGLLLILFIFFEPIRHRYLHWTSRKWVQTESPEEEIIKEKKEKNWGLGKYFSRKKKSKKDATPSEPVPATPEMPIVNETPAGPPVKPVVGGTTELSSMPRAKTSVPSKEGDLKIDVVDLRNATDEVSVSEAEARAKQLVSEQGLYDPKLELSRYEMPSIELLRKYDQENEEIDQREIDENKQLIISTLESFRIEITSITATVGPAITLYEVVPAAGIHISKIKSLEDNISMSLSAMGIRIIAPIPGKGTIGLEVPNKNPRIVSMRSVIASKAFQESKAQLPVAFGRTITNDVFIFDLAKTPHLLIAGATGQGKSVGLNAVITSLLYKKHPTELKFVMIDPKMVEFSMYGKIEKHYMAKLVEEDQVIITDPKRVLDTLNSLCEEMEQRYTLLAKANMRNIKEYNERFKKRLLNPEHGHKFLPYIVLIIDEYGDLMLTGGKEIEMPITRLAQKARAVGIHAIIATQRPMASIITGAIKANFPGRIAFKVMSSTDSRIILDTSGANRLIGRGDSLYSQGNDLTRVQCAFVDTPEVNALVDFISSQRGFSEAYELPKPVPEGPSGDGFVGDGAKDPSQRDELFNEVAYRLVVEQRASTSFIQQIFAIGYNRAARLMVQLEHAGIVGPQDGQKPREVLVQNEDQLRRVLNPDE, encoded by the coding sequence ATGAGTAAAAAAACTAGAGAAAGAGTTGTCCCCAGAGCTAACGTCCGTAGGACATCAGCATCGAAGGATGGAGGTATGCGTGAGCAGTGGAGAAATGCCTTTACGAGGATGAAGGAGGAGCGTGCATATACAACCATTACAGGTGGCTTACTAACGTTGCTTGCCCTCTTTTTGCTAGTCGCTTTATTCTCTTACCTTAAGTATGGTGCTGCTGATCAAAGCGTCTTGATGAATAGCTCGGGACTTTCTCCTGAGGAGTTCAGCAAGAAGATAGATGGCAAAACAGGTGTGATCGGCTATCAACTCATGAACCAGATGGTTAATGAGTGGGTAGGGTTAGGGGTCGTATTCATTATTTACCTTATTGGTGCTATTGGCGTTGGGCTTCTTAAGATACCCTATCTGCGAGTTAAGTATTTTAAGACCATTTTCTTTAGTGTTATTGCCACTTTTTGGAGTTCACTAACGTTAGCAAGTCTTTTCAAGCCATTTGTAGGGCGTTTTTTCTTTTATCCTGGTGGCGTATTGGGACATCAGATGTTTCGTCAATTGAAGATCATGATCGGATGGCCTGGAGTCATACTTGTGATCATTCTAGGCTTATTATTGATCTTATTCATTTTCTTTGAGCCGATCAGACATCGATACCTGCATTGGACAAGTAGAAAATGGGTCCAGACAGAATCTCCAGAAGAAGAGATCATAAAAGAAAAGAAAGAGAAAAATTGGGGCCTTGGGAAGTATTTTAGTCGAAAAAAGAAGTCAAAGAAAGATGCCACCCCTTCAGAGCCAGTTCCTGCTACGCCTGAAATGCCTATTGTTAATGAGACGCCTGCAGGCCCACCTGTAAAGCCTGTAGTTGGTGGCACTACTGAGCTGTCTTCTATGCCTAGAGCTAAGACTAGTGTACCTTCAAAGGAAGGGGACTTGAAAATTGACGTGGTCGATCTGAGGAATGCTACAGATGAAGTCTCAGTGAGTGAGGCTGAGGCGAGAGCTAAGCAGTTGGTCTCAGAGCAAGGGTTGTATGACCCTAAGTTGGAGCTCTCTAGATATGAGATGCCTAGTATAGAGCTCTTACGGAAGTACGACCAAGAGAATGAGGAGATCGATCAGCGAGAGATCGATGAGAATAAGCAACTTATCATTAGTACCCTTGAGAGCTTTAGAATAGAGATAACCTCTATTACGGCTACCGTAGGTCCAGCTATTACTCTATATGAGGTGGTCCCTGCTGCTGGTATCCATATCTCTAAAATTAAGAGCTTAGAGGATAATATCTCTATGAGCCTGTCAGCGATGGGTATCCGTATCATAGCACCTATTCCTGGTAAGGGAACGATAGGTCTGGAAGTGCCTAATAAGAATCCTCGCATAGTAAGTATGCGATCAGTAATTGCATCGAAAGCTTTCCAAGAGAGTAAGGCTCAGTTGCCTGTTGCTTTTGGTAGGACCATTACTAATGATGTCTTTATTTTTGATTTAGCGAAGACGCCTCACCTCTTGATAGCAGGGGCTACAGGTCAGGGTAAGTCCGTCGGGCTGAATGCTGTGATAACCTCACTCCTATATAAAAAGCACCCCACAGAACTCAAGTTCGTGATGATTGACCCGAAGATGGTGGAGTTTAGCATGTATGGTAAAATAGAAAAGCACTATATGGCTAAGCTGGTAGAGGAAGATCAAGTCATCATTACTGATCCTAAGCGAGTTCTAGATACGCTTAATTCTCTCTGTGAGGAAATGGAGCAGCGTTACACATTGTTGGCAAAGGCTAATATGCGTAACATAAAGGAGTATAACGAACGCTTCAAAAAGAGATTGCTCAATCCTGAACATGGACATAAATTCTTACCATACATAGTTTTGATAATAGATGAGTATGGTGATTTGATGCTCACGGGCGGTAAGGAGATAGAAATGCCTATTACTCGCTTAGCTCAAAAAGCAAGAGCTGTAGGTATTCACGCGATTATTGCCACTCAGAGACCAATGGCCTCCATCATTACTGGGGCGATTAAGGCTAACTTCCCAGGTCGTATTGCTTTTAAGGTGATGTCATCTACTGACTCAAGAATCATTTTAGATACCTCTGGAGCCAATCGATTAATAGGTAGAGGTGATAGTCTGTATTCTCAAGGGAATGATTTGACACGTGTACAGTGTGCCTTTGTCGACACTCCTGAGGTTAATGCATTGGTTGATTTTATCAGTAGTCAAAGAGGATTTTCTGAGGCATATGAACTTCCTAAGCCAGTTCCAGAGGGACCTTCAGGCGATGGCTTTGTTGGTGATGGGGCGAAGGACCCTTCCCAAAGAGATGAGCTATTTAATGAGGTGGCATACCGATTGGTAGTGGAGCAGAGAGCTAGTACTTCTTTTATACAACAAATATTTGCGATTGGATACAATAGAGCTGCTCGCTTGATGGTGCAGTTAGAGCATGCTGGTATAGTTGGGCCACAAGATGGGCAGAAGCCTAGAGAGGTACTTGTGCAGAATGAGGACCAATTAAGGCGAGTCCTTAATCCAGACGAATAA
- a CDS encoding LolA-like putative outer membrane lipoprotein chaperone, producing the protein MRKNILLIGALLFLLPSSLLAQETSLGKLYKWLDASKGLQIQLVYTIGEYKDQPASYYGYGNKFYFESELLKSWYDGVDLWVYVAQSGEVNLTTPEPADLVEINPLLNLNRINSKDYKITERADGEYILLKAIPYRSSDIEWIEVKISRDGLPLSLILKEKGVEENVVVKLRSLKQEAFKGMQQKDFYRFTKNKLPGIMVIDLR; encoded by the coding sequence ATGAGAAAGAACATTTTATTAATCGGTGCTTTACTTTTTTTGCTACCATCATCTCTTTTAGCACAAGAGACCTCATTAGGTAAGCTATACAAATGGCTTGATGCTTCAAAGGGGCTACAGATCCAACTCGTATATACTATTGGGGAATACAAAGACCAACCTGCGAGCTATTATGGTTATGGTAATAAGTTTTACTTCGAGAGTGAGTTGCTGAAGTCTTGGTATGATGGGGTGGATTTATGGGTGTATGTTGCTCAGAGTGGAGAAGTGAACTTGACTACTCCTGAGCCTGCAGATTTAGTGGAGATTAATCCGCTTCTCAATCTTAATAGGATAAACTCTAAAGACTACAAAATAACAGAACGTGCGGATGGAGAGTATATCTTATTGAAGGCGATTCCCTATCGTTCGTCAGACATAGAATGGATAGAAGTGAAGATTTCGAGGGATGGATTGCCTTTATCCCTCATTCTTAAGGAAAAGGGCGTAGAGGAGAATGTTGTCGTGAAATTAAGGAGCCTTAAACAAGAAGCCTTTAAAGGAATGCAACAGAAAGACTTTTATAGGTTTACCAAGAACAAACTTCCTGGTATTATGGTTATAGATTTAAGATAA
- the trxB gene encoding thioredoxin-disulfide reductase, producing MAKEIVKTKVLIIGGGPAGYTAAIYAARANLSPVLIEGMQPGGQLTTTTEVENFPGNPEGMTGPEMMMNIREQALRFKTDMRDGTITSIDLSKRPFIAEVNGGDYNIEAESVIIATGATARYLGLPDEKTYAGMGVSACATCDGFFYRNRVVAVVGGGDTACEEALYLSSLAKKVYLIVRRDQLRASVVMQERVLANDKIEVLWKHQTVGLFGKNGVEGAHLVVNKGEENEFKKDIEIDGFFLAIGHTPNTGFLNGQIDLDAQGYIVTKNGMPDTNIEGVYAAGDVADPHFRQAITAAGSGCKAAISAERFVGENPLS from the coding sequence ATGGCTAAAGAAATAGTTAAGACAAAGGTATTGATCATTGGGGGAGGTCCAGCTGGATATACAGCAGCAATATATGCTGCTAGAGCTAACCTGTCACCAGTATTGATAGAAGGAATGCAACCAGGAGGACAGTTGACTACTACTACTGAAGTAGAGAACTTTCCAGGAAATCCTGAGGGAATGACAGGCCCTGAGATGATGATGAACATAAGAGAGCAAGCTTTAAGATTTAAAACTGACATGCGTGATGGAACCATCACAAGTATAGATCTAAGTAAGCGTCCATTCATCGCAGAAGTCAATGGAGGTGATTATAATATTGAGGCGGAGTCTGTGATTATCGCGACTGGTGCTACTGCTCGATACTTAGGACTTCCAGATGAAAAGACTTATGCTGGCATGGGTGTTAGTGCTTGTGCTACCTGTGATGGATTTTTCTATCGTAATCGAGTCGTTGCAGTTGTCGGAGGTGGCGATACAGCATGTGAGGAGGCTCTTTATCTATCCTCTCTTGCAAAGAAAGTGTACCTGATTGTTCGTAGAGACCAACTTCGTGCTTCTGTCGTGATGCAAGAGCGTGTTTTGGCTAATGACAAGATTGAGGTCCTATGGAAACATCAGACTGTAGGTCTATTTGGTAAAAATGGAGTCGAAGGAGCTCATCTTGTAGTGAACAAGGGTGAAGAGAATGAATTTAAAAAAGATATCGAGATTGATGGCTTCTTCCTTGCGATAGGACATACTCCTAATACTGGCTTCCTAAATGGTCAAATTGATCTTGATGCTCAAGGATATATCGTTACTAAGAATGGCATGCCCGATACAAATATAGAAGGAGTCTATGCTGCTGGTGATGTAGCTGATCCACACTTCCGTCAGGCTATCACTGCAGCTGGAAGTGGCTGTAAGGCAGCCATTAGTGCGGAGAGATTTGTGGGTGAAAATCCTCTGTCCTAA